One part of the Candidatus Campbellbacteria bacterium genome encodes these proteins:
- a CDS encoding DEAD/DEAH box helicase family protein → MALYKNFPKSPYEILDPKIRWFPADEALREKGYEKLLPPLVYKLRQEVYEWRKKNYEGISDTSRALLKWWFQTEHPVETADGMINFQYYFAQREAVETIIYCYEVAGVKDKYDLIRYDSSGAVSSGMFPEDWLRLVIKMATGSGKTKVISLLVAWSYFHKLYEKDSKLSRNFLLITPNIIVLDRIKADFDGLKIFWEDPVLPDNGFEGQNWKDDFQMKIHMQDDVRVTQKIGNIFLTNIHRVYSSKDNVPSADDENTMDYFLGARPVAKTSDSKINLGAIVRGVDELMVLNDEAHHIHDERLAWFKSIEDISNSMKMKDKFLSLQIDVTATPKHNNGAIFVQTVSDYPLVEAIHQDVVKHPVVPTSASRAKLREHKSVNFTEKYKEYIHLGYKEWKKVSKVHEKMEKKAVLFVMTDDTKNCDYVAEYLENTYPEFKDSTLVIHTKDNGEIYESVTGKKEEVLKGLRKAANEIDKWDSPYKAIVSVLMLKEGWDVRNVTTIVGLRAYSSKSNILPEQTLGRGLRRMYSEIDVEEQVSVIGTDAFMDFVESIKSEGVELEKRKMGEGTKPKAPLVIEVDNENVKKDIEKLDIEIPVLTPRIYREYKNLSELALIDFKYKKLKIKEFSESEKKEIVFCDIVSGEITHKIEFDSNFMPNYQSVIGYFAQIIMKDLRLVSGYDILYGKVKDFVINYLFEGKVDLEDSNTLRNLSELEATKTIIETFKKEINELTIVDKGEAEIRAHIKISKSRPFVIKEQDFIIPTKSVFNKIVGDSHFELEFAGFLEKCDDIISYAKNYFAVHFKIDYKDADGNISNYYPDFFVKTSNKDVYIIETKGREDLDSVEKWKRLCQWCEDINKVQNKAKFTALYVKQEEFDKYRPSNFADIITNFKN, encoded by the coding sequence ATGGCATTATATAAAAACTTCCCAAAATCACCCTATGAAATACTTGATCCAAAAATCAGATGGTTTCCTGCTGATGAGGCACTTAGAGAAAAAGGATATGAGAAACTACTTCCACCTCTTGTTTATAAGTTGAGGCAGGAAGTTTACGAGTGGAGGAAAAAGAATTATGAGGGTATTAGTGATACAAGTCGTGCACTTTTGAAATGGTGGTTTCAAACAGAGCATCCAGTAGAAACGGCTGATGGAATGATAAATTTTCAATATTATTTTGCACAACGCGAAGCAGTCGAAACAATTATTTATTGCTATGAAGTGGCTGGTGTAAAAGATAAATATGATTTAATTCGTTATGATAGCTCTGGTGCGGTTTCTTCTGGTATGTTCCCAGAAGACTGGCTTCGTTTGGTTATCAAAATGGCGACTGGCAGTGGAAAGACAAAAGTGATAAGTTTGTTGGTGGCATGGAGTTATTTTCATAAACTTTATGAGAAAGATTCAAAATTGTCTCGCAATTTTTTACTTATTACTCCCAACATCATTGTTCTTGATCGTATAAAAGCAGATTTTGATGGGTTGAAGATATTTTGGGAAGATCCAGTTTTACCAGACAACGGATTTGAGGGGCAGAATTGGAAAGATGATTTTCAAATGAAAATTCATATGCAGGATGATGTAAGAGTTACCCAAAAAATAGGAAACATCTTTTTGACAAATATACACCGTGTCTATAGTAGCAAGGATAATGTGCCAAGTGCTGATGATGAGAATACTATGGATTATTTTCTTGGAGCAAGACCAGTTGCTAAAACAAGTGATTCAAAGATAAATCTTGGGGCGATTGTGAGAGGTGTAGATGAACTTATGGTTCTTAATGACGAGGCACATCATATACACGATGAACGGCTTGCGTGGTTTAAGTCTATTGAAGATATAAGTAATAGTATGAAGATGAAGGATAAATTTTTATCTTTACAAATTGATGTAACAGCGACACCAAAACATAATAATGGGGCAATATTTGTGCAAACAGTTTCTGATTATCCTCTTGTTGAAGCAATTCATCAGGATGTGGTGAAACATCCTGTGGTTCCAACTTCTGCAAGTCGTGCAAAATTGCGAGAGCATAAAAGTGTAAATTTTACAGAAAAATACAAGGAGTACATCCATCTTGGGTATAAGGAATGGAAAAAGGTATCCAAAGTACACGAAAAAATGGAAAAGAAGGCAGTGCTCTTTGTGATGACTGATGACACAAAGAATTGTGATTATGTTGCCGAATATCTTGAAAACACCTATCCAGAGTTTAAAGACTCAACTTTGGTTATTCATACAAAAGATAATGGTGAAATTTATGAATCTGTTACAGGAAAGAAAGAAGAAGTCTTGAAAGGATTAAGAAAAGCAGCAAATGAAATTGACAAATGGGATAGCCCATATAAAGCAATAGTTTCTGTTTTGATGTTAAAAGAGGGGTGGGATGTAAGGAATGTTACAACGATTGTTGGACTGCGAGCATATTCTTCTAAAAGTAATATTTTGCCCGAGCAGACATTGGGTCGTGGTTTGCGTAGAATGTATAGTGAAATAGATGTTGAAGAACAAGTAAGTGTTATCGGAACGGATGCTTTTATGGATTTTGTTGAGTCAATCAAGAGTGAGGGGGTTGAATTGGAAAAACGAAAAATGGGAGAGGGGACAAAACCAAAAGCACCTTTGGTGATTGAGGTTGATAATGAGAATGTAAAAAAAGATATTGAAAAACTGGATATTGAAATTCCTGTTTTGACACCAAGAATTTATAGGGAATATAAAAACCTTTCAGAACTTGCACTCATTGATTTCAAATATAAAAAATTAAAAATAAAGGAGTTTAGTGAAAGCGAAAAAAAGGAAATTGTCTTTTGTGATATAGTTTCTGGAGAAATAACACATAAAATAGAATTTGATAGTAATTTTATGCCCAATTATCAGAGTGTTATTGGTTATTTTGCTCAAATCATTATGAAAGACCTACGGCTTGTTAGTGGCTATGATATTTTATATGGAAAAGTGAAAGATTTTGTTATTAACTATCTTTTTGAAGGGAAAGTTGATTTAGAAGATTCAAATACTTTGCGAAATTTATCAGAACTTGAGGCGACAAAAACAATTATTGAGACATTCAAAAAGGAAATTAACGAATTGACTATTGTTGATAAAGGTGAAGCAGAAATTCGCGCCCATATCAAAATAAGTAAATCGCGACCGTTTGTTATAAAAGAGCAAGATTTCATTATCCCAACAAAGAGTGTGTTTAATAAAATTGTTGGTGATAGTCATTTTGAACTAGAATTTGCTGGTTTTCTTGAGAAATGTGATGATATTATTTCTTATGCAAAAAATTACTTTGCCGTACATTTCAAAATTGATTACAAAGACGCAGATGGAAATATAAGCAATTATTACCCAGATTTTTTTGTAAAAACATCAAATAAAGATGTTTATATTATAGAAACGAAAGGTCGTGAGGACTTAGATTCTGTAGAAAAATGGAAAAGGTTGTGTCAATGGTGTGAAGATATAAACAAGGTTCAAAATAAAGCGAAATTCACGGCTTTATATGTGAAGCAAGAAGAGTTTGATAAATATAGACCATCAAATTTTGCTGACATAATAACCAATTTTAAAAATTAA
- a CDS encoding ribosome-binding factor A translates to MPPVKRLDKINSLLRTVIGESISRVFRNGVLITVTRVKTSPDLTVAVAYCSVYPSEKEKDIINSLNDKKNRHLIHLGKADLFMKRTPKLEFRLDTNQNIDGIHTAR, encoded by the coding sequence ATGCCACCCGTAAAAAGATTAGACAAAATAAATTCCCTACTCCGCACAGTAATAGGAGAATCCATCTCAAGAGTATTTAGAAATGGCGTCCTAATCACCGTAACAAGAGTAAAAACATCACCAGATCTTACAGTCGCAGTGGCATATTGCTCTGTCTATCCAAGTGAAAAAGAAAAAGATATAATAAACTCTCTAAACGACAAAAAAAATCGACACCTCATACACTTAGGAAAAGCAGACCTATTTATGAAAAGAACACCAAAATTAGAATTCCGCCTAGACACCAACCAAAACATAGACGGAATACACACGGCACGGTAG
- a CDS encoding GTP-binding protein, giving the protein MEQTDHKQNTDVRPPVVVILGHVNHGKSTLLEYIRKIEIVDKEHGGITQRISAYEIHHKTKEGIKRNITFLDTPGHESFQHMRLHGAELADIAVLVVSAEEGVKAQTREALEAIKTAKIPFVVAFNKMDTPKADIERAKISLLENGVILEGLGGDVSFTPISAKKGSGIDDLLDLIVLAADIENFSGNRNKKAEGFVIESHIDPKKGVASTLLIKNGSFSTGDYIVADGMMTRIRKIENDRGESIKKATFSSPILIHGFDSPPNAGGIFKTYHSINEARKAAEQHNLSKTKKRKAPITIAENEETKIIPITILAKAGTVCLLEALEKEIGLIKSDKANLCIVDSGIGDITQNDVVRLRDDKYPIAVGFQNSINPEAALLAEEIKIPCNSFNVIYDLTRWISEKVEEYTKAEFGSITGSGKVIALFNKEKKTALCGILLSDGTLHKGEKIRIIRDSQKIGEGTIQSLKKKNETLKEATVGEIGLMISTSTEINKGDMIEGYVK; this is encoded by the coding sequence ATGGAACAGACAGACCACAAGCAAAACACAGATGTCAGACCACCAGTCGTTGTGATACTGGGTCATGTAAATCATGGCAAATCAACCCTACTTGAATACATAAGAAAAATAGAAATAGTAGACAAAGAACACGGCGGAATAACCCAGAGAATATCCGCCTATGAAATACACCACAAAACAAAAGAAGGCATAAAAAGAAACATAACCTTCCTTGACACACCAGGACACGAATCATTCCAACATATGAGACTTCACGGAGCAGAACTCGCAGACATCGCAGTCCTCGTAGTCTCCGCAGAAGAAGGAGTCAAAGCACAAACAAGAGAAGCCCTTGAAGCGATAAAAACAGCCAAAATCCCATTTGTTGTCGCATTCAACAAAATGGACACACCAAAAGCAGACATTGAAAGAGCAAAAATATCCCTACTTGAAAACGGAGTAATACTGGAAGGACTTGGCGGAGACGTATCCTTCACACCAATCTCTGCAAAAAAAGGAAGCGGCATTGACGACCTACTTGACCTCATAGTCCTCGCAGCAGACATTGAAAACTTCTCAGGCAACAGAAACAAAAAAGCCGAAGGCTTCGTCATAGAATCCCACATTGACCCCAAAAAAGGAGTCGCCTCCACCCTCCTCATAAAAAACGGATCATTCTCAACAGGCGACTACATAGTCGCAGACGGCATGATGACAAGAATCCGCAAAATAGAAAACGACAGAGGCGAATCCATCAAAAAAGCCACCTTCTCAAGCCCAATACTAATCCACGGCTTTGACTCACCACCCAACGCAGGCGGAATATTCAAAACATACCACTCAATAAACGAAGCAAGAAAAGCAGCAGAACAACACAACCTATCAAAAACCAAAAAAAGAAAAGCACCCATAACAATAGCAGAAAACGAAGAAACAAAAATAATCCCCATAACAATACTCGCAAAAGCAGGAACCGTATGCCTCCTTGAAGCACTTGAAAAAGAAATAGGACTAATAAAAAGCGACAAAGCCAACCTATGCATCGTAGACAGCGGAATAGGCGACATAACACAAAATGATGTCGTCCGCCTCAGAGACGACAAATACCCCATCGCAGTAGGCTTCCAAAACTCAATAAACCCAGAAGCAGCACTACTCGCAGAAGAAATCAAAATCCCCTGCAACTCCTTCAATGTCATCTACGACCTCACAAGATGGATAAGCGAAAAAGTTGAAGAATACACAAAAGCAGAATTTGGATCCATCACCGGCTCAGGCAAAGTCATCGCACTATTCAACAAAGAAAAAAAGACAGCCCTATGCGGCATCCTCCTCTCAGACGGCACCCTACACAAAGGCGAAAAAATAAGAATAATAAGAGACAGCCAGAAAATAGGCGAAGGCACCATACAATCCCTCAAAAAGAAAAACGAAACACTCAAAGAAGCAACAGTCGGAGAAATCGGGCTAATGATATCAACATCCACAGAGATAAATAAAGGCGATATGATAGAAGGATATGTAAAATAA
- a CDS encoding aminotransferase class V-fold PLP-dependent enzyme → MKNWFKKRIYLDHASYTPIDKAVLKVVHRVGKERLHTNIANDLSYHKEGRRSKDIVETSRETVAKILQVRPSEIIFTQNATESDNLALQGRVKALRDGGREYSDMHIIIGLMDHPAIIKTAEMLENKGVKLTKVLPDGRGVISPESVVEQIREDTVMVSVCYVSSELGIVQPIKQIAEAINKTRGGITFHTDAAQAGSYLSCEPHLLGVSMLTLDGIKIYGPSGVGVLYKDASVKISPMFYGGGQEMGLKSGTQNIELIAGFAEAMRISKERRKRDFENVGRIRDEMLRLLREVVPDVFLYGRDGIDTTGIAPHYAFINIPNVDSEYLAASLDVRGFSVGTKSACSEFSVELEAIYGNGRGNGNGGGNGNGGGKVQKDGLRVTLGRGTTRSNIRGFVAAVSEIIKERNCLK, encoded by the coding sequence ATGAAAAATTGGTTTAAAAAAAGAATATATCTTGATCACGCTTCTTATACTCCTATTGATAAGGCTGTTTTGAAGGTTGTTCATAGGGTGGGTAAGGAGAGGTTGCATACGAATATAGCGAATGATCTTTCTTATCATAAGGAGGGGAGGAGGTCTAAGGATATTGTTGAGACATCGCGAGAGACGGTGGCAAAGATTTTGCAGGTTCGTCCTTCGGAGATTATTTTTACTCAAAATGCAACGGAGTCGGATAATCTTGCACTTCAGGGTAGGGTGAAGGCGCTTCGTGATGGGGGGAGGGAGTATTCAGATATGCATATCATAATTGGTTTGATGGATCATCCTGCGATAATAAAGACGGCGGAGATGCTTGAAAATAAGGGTGTGAAGCTGACAAAGGTGTTGCCTGATGGTCGGGGTGTGATAAGTCCAGAGTCGGTTGTTGAGCAGATAAGGGAGGATACGGTTATGGTGAGTGTGTGTTATGTGAGTAGTGAGTTGGGGATTGTGCAGCCGATAAAGCAGATTGCGGAGGCGATAAATAAAACGAGGGGTGGTATAACATTTCACACTGATGCGGCGCAGGCGGGTTCTTATCTTTCTTGTGAGCCGCATTTGCTTGGGGTGTCTATGCTCACTTTGGATGGGATAAAGATTTATGGTCCGTCTGGTGTTGGTGTTTTGTATAAGGATGCTTCTGTTAAGATTTCGCCAATGTTTTATGGTGGTGGGCAGGAGATGGGTCTTAAGTCTGGGACTCAAAATATTGAGTTGATTGCGGGTTTTGCGGAGGCGATGAGGATAAGTAAGGAGAGGCGGAAGAGGGATTTTGAAAATGTTGGGAGGATTAGGGATGAGATGCTTCGTTTGTTGAGGGAGGTTGTTCCAGATGTTTTTTTGTATGGAAGGGATGGGATTGATACAACGGGTATTGCTCCGCATTATGCGTTTATCAATATACCAAATGTTGATAGTGAGTATCTTGCTGCGTCGCTGGATGTGAGGGGTTTTTCGGTTGGGACGAAGTCTGCGTGTAGTGAGTTCTCTGTTGAGCTGGAGGCTATATATGGCAACGGCAGGGGTAATGGTAATGGTGGGGGTAATGGTAATGGTGGGGGTAAGGTGCAAAAAGATGGGTTGAGGGTGACTCTCGGGAGGGGGACAACTCGCTCTAATATAAGGGGTTTTGTCGCGGCTGTCTCAGAAATTATCAAGGAGAGGAATTGCTTGAAGTAG
- a CDS encoding AAA family ATPase, producing the protein MKRPFDRFTTKAQEVLKNSNDIAIEHNQREVGSAHLLAALVSQEDGMVSAILEKMEIDPQAVLDATLDVIERMPTSNLEDRSESGMFLYMSPKAEFAEILEAAVYESTNRKDSYISTEHLFIGLLRHPGSTVRIINRFGIEVGSVSKLVNDIRQNKVTVGGAGGAAPRKNKILEKYTRNLTELAYQGKLDPVIGRDNEINRMTQILSRRTKNNPILVGETGVGKTAVVEGLANRINNGDVPESMKNKQLLLLDLGLLLAGTKYRGEFEERLKGVMKEINESEGKILLFIDEIHTIVGMGNAEGSAMDASNLLKPALARGELRMIGATTLREYQRYIEKDSALTRRFQPVHVHEPSIDDTVSILRGLRDKYELFHGIRISDDAIVSAVQLSSRYITDRYLPDKALDVVDEAASTLRISLENKPPVLEDADRKIIRLQIEQKALEQDYENTKDRKTLGRIRVIEKKIGDLKESVRELETRWKNEKSIISDIKRMQREIEESKNEAEKAQDAGNLDTAAQIRYGVLPELTKNLELKNKKLNKLQKTRRVLKEEVAEEEIAAVVSRWTGVPVSRMLESEMKKLSRMEDVLGRQIVGQEEAVSLVSEAIKRSRVGISDPERPIGSFMFLGPTGVGKTELTKRLAKFLFDTDKALIRVDMSEYMEKHSVSKLIGAPPGYVGFEEAGSLTESVRHRPYSVILFDEIEKAHPDVYNILLQVLDDGVLTDNKGRKVNFRNTVIVLTSNIGSEYIKSLKTIGFDYQVSDEDQKDSYEQIKTKVMEDVKKFFKPEFLNRLDNAIVFRPLSEQVMRDIVKQQIKEVTERLAQKDITIKISNAADKELARIGYDREYGARPLRRVIQDKILTPIASMMLSNGIMENAIIVVDLDKDKTFSINISADKRARKGRVKPGIKKAKKTKV; encoded by the coding sequence ATGAAAAGACCATTTGACAGATTTACAACGAAGGCGCAAGAAGTTTTGAAGAATTCTAATGATATAGCAATTGAGCATAATCAAAGGGAGGTTGGCTCCGCTCATTTGCTTGCTGCTCTTGTGTCGCAGGAGGATGGGATGGTGAGTGCGATACTTGAAAAAATGGAGATTGATCCGCAGGCAGTTCTTGATGCAACGCTGGATGTTATAGAGAGGATGCCGACAAGCAATCTGGAAGATCGCAGTGAGTCGGGTATGTTTTTATATATGTCGCCTAAGGCGGAGTTTGCAGAAATACTTGAAGCGGCGGTTTATGAATCAACCAACCGCAAGGACTCATACATTTCAACTGAGCATTTGTTTATAGGTTTGTTGCGTCATCCAGGATCAACAGTGAGGATAATAAATCGTTTTGGAATTGAAGTGGGGAGTGTGTCTAAATTGGTGAATGATATAAGACAAAACAAAGTGACTGTTGGTGGTGCCGGTGGTGCTGCGCCTCGCAAAAATAAGATATTGGAAAAATACACGCGTAACTTAACGGAACTTGCATATCAAGGAAAACTTGACCCGGTGATAGGCAGGGATAATGAGATAAACAGGATGACGCAGATCCTATCAAGGAGAACTAAGAACAATCCGATATTGGTTGGGGAGACTGGGGTTGGTAAAACTGCGGTTGTTGAGGGGTTGGCGAACAGGATAAACAACGGGGATGTCCCAGAGTCAATGAAGAATAAACAGCTTCTTTTGCTTGATTTGGGATTGCTTTTGGCGGGGACTAAATATCGTGGTGAGTTTGAGGAGAGGTTAAAGGGGGTTATGAAGGAAATAAATGAATCTGAAGGAAAGATATTGCTTTTTATAGATGAGATACACACGATAGTTGGAATGGGAAACGCAGAAGGCAGTGCGATGGATGCGTCTAATCTTCTTAAACCAGCGCTTGCGCGTGGCGAACTTAGAATGATTGGGGCGACAACTTTAAGAGAGTATCAAAGATATATAGAAAAAGATTCTGCGCTCACCAGAAGGTTTCAGCCGGTGCATGTTCATGAGCCTTCTATTGACGACACTGTTTCAATACTTCGCGGATTGAGGGATAAATATGAACTATTTCACGGCATAAGAATTTCTGATGATGCTATCGTGTCTGCTGTCCAGTTGAGTAGCCGTTATATAACTGATAGATATTTACCTGACAAGGCGCTTGATGTTGTTGATGAGGCGGCATCCACGCTTCGTATATCTCTTGAAAACAAGCCGCCAGTTCTTGAAGATGCTGATAGAAAAATAATACGCCTTCAGATAGAGCAGAAGGCACTTGAACAAGATTATGAGAACACTAAGGATAGAAAAACGCTTGGGAGAATAAGAGTTATAGAAAAGAAAATAGGTGATTTGAAAGAGAGTGTTAGGGAACTTGAGACAAGGTGGAAAAATGAAAAAAGTATAATATCAGATATCAAAAGAATGCAGAGAGAGATTGAGGAGAGTAAGAACGAAGCAGAAAAGGCGCAGGATGCAGGGAATTTGGACACTGCGGCTCAGATAAGGTATGGTGTGTTGCCTGAGCTTACAAAAAATTTGGAATTAAAGAATAAAAAATTAAACAAGCTTCAGAAGACAAGAAGGGTTCTTAAAGAAGAAGTGGCGGAGGAAGAGATTGCGGCTGTTGTTTCTCGTTGGACTGGGGTTCCTGTGTCAAGGATGTTGGAAAGTGAAATGAAAAAGCTATCAAGGATGGAGGATGTTTTGGGGAGGCAGATTGTGGGGCAGGAAGAGGCTGTTTCTCTTGTGTCAGAGGCGATAAAGCGTTCGCGAGTTGGAATTTCAGATCCAGAAAGACCGATAGGTTCATTTATGTTCCTTGGTCCTACTGGTGTGGGAAAAACAGAACTGACAAAGCGACTTGCAAAGTTTTTGTTTGATACGGATAAGGCGCTCATAAGGGTTGATATGTCTGAGTATATGGAAAAACATTCTGTCTCTAAATTGATAGGCGCGCCTCCTGGTTATGTGGGCTTTGAAGAGGCGGGCAGTCTTACTGAATCAGTTCGTCATAGACCATACTCTGTGATTTTGTTTGATGAGATAGAAAAAGCGCACCCAGATGTTTATAATATACTTTTGCAGGTGCTTGATGATGGTGTTCTCACGGACAACAAGGGCAGAAAGGTGAATTTCAGAAATACGGTGATTGTTCTTACATCAAACATTGGTTCGGAATATATTAAATCTTTGAAGACTATTGGTTTTGATTATCAAGTGAGTGATGAAGATCAAAAAGATTCTTATGAACAGATAAAGACAAAGGTGATGGAGGATGTGAAAAAATTCTTCAAGCCAGAGTTTCTCAACCGTCTTGATAATGCTATTGTCTTTAGACCGTTGTCTGAACAGGTGATGAGGGATATCGTAAAGCAACAGATTAAGGAAGTTACTGAGCGTCTCGCACAAAAAGACATAACAATAAAAATTTCTAATGCAGCAGACAAAGAGCTTGCAAGGATTGGTTATGATAGGGAATATGGGGCAAGACCTTTGAGAAGGGTTATACAGGACAAGATATTAACGCCAATCGCATCAATGATGCTTTCTAACGGTATTATGGAAAACGCGATAATAGTGGTTGATCTTGATAAAGACAAGACATTTTCTATAAATATATCTGCTGATAAGAGGGCAAGAAAGGGCAGGGTGAAGCCAGGAATAAAGAAGGCAAAGAAAACAAAAGTTTAA
- a CDS encoding pilin has protein sequence MNYVFAQTDETKKISPDCEGSGCGYEDLIMLVNNILDFLIILGFVAAGGVLFYATINYIFFGNQPTKREEARKMVATAFVGLVLLLSAWLIFEIIFSTLANSSITDQIFN, from the coding sequence ATGAATTATGTTTTTGCTCAGACAGATGAGACCAAAAAAATTTCACCAGATTGTGAGGGTTCAGGATGTGGTTATGAAGATTTAATTATGTTGGTAAATAATATTTTAGATTTTTTAATAATACTCGGTTTTGTTGCGGCTGGGGGAGTTCTTTTTTATGCTACTATCAATTATATTTTTTTTGGAAATCAGCCGACAAAAAGGGAAGAGGCAAGAAAGATGGTGGCAACGGCATTTGTGGGGCTTGTTTTGCTTTTGTCTGCATGGTTGATTTTTGAGATAATATTTTCAACTTTGGCAAATAGCAGTATTACCGACCAAATCTTTAATTAG
- the rpmG gene encoding 50S ribosomal protein L33: MSQDNLIRLVSTKSPHVYWSRRKKKAQAKKGGGAPQPLTLKKYDPTLKKHVLYKEKKK; encoded by the coding sequence ATGTCACAAGATAATCTTATAAGACTGGTTTCAACAAAAAGCCCTCATGTATATTGGTCAAGGCGTAAGAAAAAAGCCCAAGCCAAAAAAGGAGGAGGGGCGCCTCAACCTTTGACCTTAAAAAAATACGATCCCACTCTAAAAAAACATGTATTATACAAGGAGAAGAAGAAATAA
- a CDS encoding DUF378 domain-containing protein, with amino-acid sequence MMSGSQKLTMALIVIGGINWGLVGIGNFLQRDWDVVNWLFTDLLGWNVVTNIVYVVVGIAAIAAIVTMSNCKKQ; translated from the coding sequence ATGATGAGTGGATCACAAAAACTAACAATGGCTCTTATTGTCATCGGTGGAATTAACTGGGGACTTGTAGGAATTGGAAATTTTTTACAAAGAGATTGGGATGTTGTTAACTGGCTTTTCACCGACTTGCTTGGATGGAATGTCGTTACAAATATAGTGTATGTAGTAGTTGGTATAGCAGCAATAGCGGCTATAGTGACTATGTCAAATTGTAAAAAACAATAA